The following coding sequences are from one Mytilus trossulus isolate FHL-02 chromosome 8, PNRI_Mtr1.1.1.hap1, whole genome shotgun sequence window:
- the LOC134681419 gene encoding NAD-dependent protein lipoamidase sirtuin-4, mitochondrial-like, translating into MNSIKKYKPLVKQFRLYSVLGTAQSSRPHFVPQHSPANEDDIDKFKEFIHSSKSLLVITGAGISTESGIPDYRSEGVGLYARSSNRPVQYQDFVKKANIRQRYWARNFVGWPMFSSVLPNKTHKILSEWEREGNLHWLVTQNVDALHYKAGSKNLTELHGSAHRVECLECKHMISRPELQDMIKGDNPMWYSQSVDMAPDGDVQLSQEQINGFNVPSCEKCGGVLKPEIVFFGDNVPRPRVEFVFDKVKESDSLLVLGSSLEVYSGYRFVNAAHEQKKPIAIVSIGPTRADKLVNLKINTKCSEILDHI; encoded by the exons ATGAATTCAATCAAGAAGTACAAGCCGCTGGTAAAACAATTCCGTCTATATTCAGTATTAGGAACAGCTCAGTCATCAAGGCCACATTTCGTGCCACAACATTCACCTGCAAATGAGGATGACATAGATAAATTTAAGGAGTTTATTCATAGTTCTAAAAGTCTGTTAGTTATAACAGGTGCTGGGATATCCACAGAAAGTGGTATTCCTGATTATAGATCTGAAGGTGTGGGACTATACGCCAGAAGTTCAAATAGACCAGTCCAGTATCAAGACTTTgtaaaaaaagcaaatatacGGCAAAGATACTGGGCAAGAAATTTTGTAGGGTGGCCTATGTTTTCATCTGTATTGCCTAATAAGACACACAAGATTTTGAGTGAATGGGAGAGAGAGGGTAATCTTCATTGGTTGGTGACTCAAAACGTTGATGCTCTACATTACAAAGCAGGAAGTAAAAATCTGACAGAACTACATGGAAGTGCTCACAGAGTAGAATGTTTAGAATGCAAACACATGATATCTAGACCAGAACTTCAGGATAtgataaagggagataatcctaTGTGGTATTCACAATCTGTAGACATGGCACCTGATGGAGATGTACAACTTAGTCAAGAACAGATAAATGGATTTAAT GTTCCATCTTGTGAGAAGTGTGGTGGAGTATTAAAACCTGAGATTGTATTCTTTGGAGATAATGTTCCAAGACCTAGAGTAGAATTTGTATTTGATAAGGTCAAAGAGTCAGACAGTCTTCTTGTACTTGGATCATCACTGGAG gTTTACTCAGGATACAGATTTGTAAATGCTGCTCACGAACAGAAGAAACCCATAGCTATTGTTAGTATAGGACCAACAAGGGCAGATAAACTTGTCAACCTTAAGATAAACACTAAATGTAGTGAAATTCTAGACCATATATGA